In Vogesella indigofera, the sequence GTGGCCGTTTTGTCGTGGCGTGGTCGGCTTACAGCTGCTGCAGCTCGAACTGGCGGCCGCCACGGCGCTTGGCGCGGTACATCGCCTGATCGGCCTCGGCCAGCACCTCGGCCGGCATCGTCGCGCCGCTCTTGAACAGGCAGATGCCGACCGACAGGCCGAGCCGGTTCGGGGGCGACAGCTCGGCAAACGGCTCGTCCAGTGCCTGGATGATCTTGCCGGCCACCGCGCGCGCGCCGCTCTCGGTGACGCCTTCCAGCAGGATGGCAAACTCGTCGCCGCCGATGCGCGCCAGCAGGTCGGTACCGCGCAAGGCCTGCTTCAGCCGCGCGGCAATCGCCGACAGCACCGCGTCGCCGGTGTCGTGACCGTGGGCGTCGTTGATCGGCTTGAAGCGGTCGAGATCGATGAACAGCAGCGCGCACAGGCTGGACGCGCTGTCTGCGGCCAACCTTTCCAGTTTCAGTTCCAGATAGCGGCGATTAGCGAGATTGGTCAGCGCGTCGCGGTGCGCCATCTCCAGCAGGTGGCCCTGCAGCAACTGCAGGCGCTGCGCTTCCTGGCGCTGGCGGGTGACGTCGTGGCGGGTCTGCAGCACGCCGTCCACCTTGCCGCTGGCGTCGCACAGCGGCGTCAGCGTGATCTGGTAGTGTCCCGGCCGGCCATCGGCCTGCGGCAGGCTCAGCTCCATGCTCTGCGGCGCGGCCGTGGCCAGCACCTGGGCGAAGCTGTCGGCGCTCAGCCCGGGCAGCGTCACCGTCGCCAGCGTGGCGCCGGCGGCCAGCTGTTGCAGCGCCGGCTGCGCATCGGGACAGCACTGTGCGGCATGATTGGCAAATTCCAGCTGCCCGTGCCCGTCAAACAGCAGCACCGGGTAGGGCAGCGCCGCGTACAGCTGTTGCAGACGGGTGGCAGATGGCGAGGCGGCGTGGAAAGACAGCGTGTCGGCTTGGTTCATCGGTCGGGATCTGGCGGCAAACACAATCGGCCAGCTTAGCACAGGCTAAGCCAACGGCATGTTTGCTTGCCGGCGTC encodes:
- a CDS encoding GGDEF domain-containing protein, which gives rise to MNQADTLSFHAASPSATRLQQLYAALPYPVLLFDGHGQLEFANHAAQCCPDAQPALQQLAAGATLATVTLPGLSADSFAQVLATAAPQSMELSLPQADGRPGHYQITLTPLCDASGKVDGVLQTRHDVTRQRQEAQRLQLLQGHLLEMAHRDALTNLANRRYLELKLERLAADSASSLCALLFIDLDRFKPINDAHGHDTGDAVLSAIAARLKQALRGTDLLARIGGDEFAILLEGVTESGARAVAGKIIQALDEPFAELSPPNRLGLSVGICLFKSGATMPAEVLAEADQAMYRAKRRGGRQFELQQL